One genomic window of Nocardioides daphniae includes the following:
- a CDS encoding MarR family winged helix-turn-helix transcriptional regulator: MTDQGETRWLDEGQQRSWRALLLGHALLLGRLDDDLRRAHDISLTEYEILVRLSEREDHAMRMAHLADALAHSRSRVTHTIDRMEKAGYVARRASPDDGRGVVAALTPQGMELLEQAAHVHVRGVRDNLVDLVSDEDFAAVGRVFNTVSDHLVGSHPAMEFRRQR, encoded by the coding sequence ATGACTGATCAGGGGGAGACCCGGTGGCTCGACGAGGGGCAGCAGCGCTCGTGGCGGGCCCTGCTGCTGGGCCACGCACTGCTGCTCGGCCGGCTGGACGACGACCTGCGTCGCGCCCACGACATCTCGCTCACCGAGTACGAGATCCTCGTCCGGCTCTCCGAGCGTGAGGACCACGCGATGCGGATGGCCCACTTGGCCGACGCCCTGGCGCACAGCCGCTCCCGCGTCACCCACACCATCGACCGGATGGAGAAGGCCGGCTACGTCGCTCGTCGCGCCTCCCCCGACGACGGTCGTGGCGTCGTGGCGGCGCTCACCCCGCAGGGCATGGAGCTGCTCGAGCAGGCCGCGCACGTGCACGTACGAGGTGTGCGCGACAACCTGGTCGACCTGGTGAGCGACGAGGACTTCGCCGCCGTCGGCCGCGTCTTCAACACCGTCTCCGACCACCTCGTCGGGTCGCACCCGGCGATGGAGTTCCGCCGCCAGCGCTGA
- the ettA gene encoding energy-dependent translational throttle protein EttA, protein MAEYVFTLRNVRKAHGDKVVLDNVTLSFLHGAKIGVVGPNGAGKSSLLKIMAGLDQPNNGDAIKDPEATVGMLQQEPPLTEGKTVLENVEEAVGEIKAKLDRYNAISEQMADPDADFDTLLAEMGDLQTDLDHANAWDLDSRLDQAMDALRCPPPDTLVDNLSGGERRRVALCKLLLQQPDLLLLDEPTNHLDAESVQWLEGHLKTYPGAVLAITHDRYFLDNVAEWIAEVDRGSIHGYEGNYSTYLETKKDRLKIEGQKDAKRAKMLERELEWVRSNAKARQTKSKSRLARYEELAAEADKARKIDTADINIPPGPRLGDVVLEAEHLTKGFEGRVLWNDISFSLPRAGIVGIVGPNGVGKTTLFRMITGNEEPDSGKLTVGQTVKISYADQSRGGIDPNKNVWEVVSDGLDFIKVANFEMNSRAYVASFGFKGPDQQKKAGVLSGGERNRLNLALTLKQGGNMLLLDEPTNDLDVETLSSLEDALLEFPGCAVVTSHDRWFLDRVATHILAWEGDEEDGGKWFWFEGNFASYEANKIERLGAEAARPHRVTHRRLTRD, encoded by the coding sequence ATGGCTGAGTACGTATTCACCTTGCGCAACGTGCGCAAGGCCCACGGCGACAAGGTCGTCCTCGACAACGTCACCCTCTCGTTCCTGCACGGCGCCAAGATCGGTGTCGTCGGGCCCAACGGCGCGGGCAAGTCCTCGCTGCTGAAGATCATGGCCGGCCTCGACCAGCCCAACAACGGCGACGCGATCAAGGACCCCGAGGCCACCGTCGGCATGCTCCAGCAGGAGCCGCCGCTGACCGAGGGCAAGACCGTCCTTGAGAACGTCGAGGAGGCGGTCGGCGAGATCAAGGCGAAGCTCGACCGCTACAACGCGATCTCCGAGCAGATGGCCGACCCCGACGCCGACTTCGACACCCTCCTCGCGGAGATGGGCGACCTGCAGACCGACCTCGACCACGCCAACGCGTGGGACCTGGACAGCCGCCTCGACCAGGCGATGGACGCCCTGCGCTGCCCGCCGCCGGACACCCTCGTCGACAACCTCTCCGGTGGTGAGCGCCGCCGCGTCGCGCTCTGCAAGCTGCTCCTCCAGCAGCCCGACCTGCTGCTCCTCGACGAGCCCACCAACCACCTCGACGCCGAGTCGGTCCAGTGGCTCGAGGGCCACCTCAAGACCTACCCGGGCGCCGTCCTGGCGATCACCCACGACCGCTACTTCCTCGACAACGTCGCCGAGTGGATCGCCGAGGTCGACCGCGGCTCCATCCACGGCTACGAGGGCAACTACTCCACCTACCTGGAGACCAAGAAGGACCGCCTCAAGATCGAGGGCCAGAAGGACGCCAAGCGCGCCAAGATGCTCGAGCGCGAGCTCGAGTGGGTGCGCTCCAACGCCAAGGCCCGCCAGACCAAGTCGAAGTCGCGTCTGGCCCGCTACGAGGAGCTCGCCGCCGAGGCCGACAAGGCCCGCAAGATCGACACCGCCGACATCAACATCCCGCCGGGCCCGCGCCTGGGCGACGTGGTGCTCGAGGCCGAGCACCTGACCAAGGGCTTCGAGGGTCGCGTCCTGTGGAACGACATCTCCTTCAGCCTGCCGCGTGCCGGCATCGTCGGCATCGTCGGCCCCAACGGCGTCGGCAAGACCACGCTCTTCCGGATGATCACCGGCAACGAGGAGCCCGACTCGGGCAAGCTCACCGTCGGCCAGACCGTGAAGATCTCCTACGCCGACCAGAGCCGCGGCGGCATCGACCCCAACAAGAACGTCTGGGAGGTTGTCTCCGACGGCTTGGACTTCATCAAGGTCGCCAACTTCGAGATGAACTCGCGCGCCTACGTCGCGTCGTTCGGCTTCAAGGGCCCCGACCAGCAGAAGAAGGCCGGCGTGCTTTCCGGCGGTGAGCGCAACCGCCTCAACCTGGCGCTGACCCTCAAGCAGGGCGGCAACATGCTGCTCCTCGACGAGCCGACCAACGACCTTGACGTCGAGACCCTCTCGTCGCTCGAGGACGCGCTGCTGGAGTTCCCCGGCTGTGCCGTGGTCACCTCCCACGACCGCTGGTTCCTCGATCGGGTCGCCACCCACATCCTCGCCTGGGAGGGCGACGAGGAGGACGGCGGCAAGTGGTTCTGGTTCGAGGGCAACTTCGCCTCGTACGAGGCCAACAAGATCGAGCGCCTCGGCGCCGAGGCCGCCCGGCCGCACCGCGTCACGCACCGTCGCCTCACCCGCGACTGA
- a CDS encoding uracil-xanthine permease family protein: MDPLADAAGGDGGAIVALIGFNLAHASWNNVIHLDPAGLFMPGGKPADNTHVALAAITVLAIVVIAALFRGMVGRIAVLLGFVVGYLAAWPMGVLDFSGVEQADWLGLPTFTTPSVDWSILPMFLPVVFVLIAENVGHVRSVAHLVKDDSINDMTGKTLFADGAATVVAGLGGGSATTTYGENIGVMSATRVFSTAAYWVAGIIAVLLAMSPKFGMLLFTIPNGVIGGVTLALYGIIGLIGVRMWIDARVDFGEQRNLFPVAVALILAMGMGNDVLVFGDIKLGGIAIGTAAVLVLYHLMAGLEKLRREPAKA, from the coding sequence CTGGATCCACTCGCTGATGCCGCCGGTGGTGATGGGGGTGCGATCGTCGCCCTGATCGGCTTCAACCTGGCGCACGCGTCGTGGAACAACGTCATCCACCTGGACCCGGCCGGGCTCTTCATGCCCGGCGGCAAACCGGCCGACAACACCCACGTCGCGCTGGCCGCCATCACCGTGCTGGCCATCGTCGTCATCGCCGCCCTCTTCCGCGGCATGGTCGGGCGCATCGCCGTCCTCCTCGGCTTCGTGGTCGGCTACCTCGCGGCCTGGCCGATGGGGGTCCTGGACTTCAGCGGCGTCGAGCAGGCCGACTGGCTGGGCCTGCCGACCTTCACAACGCCCAGCGTCGACTGGTCGATCCTGCCGATGTTCCTGCCCGTCGTCTTCGTGCTGATCGCCGAGAACGTCGGCCACGTCCGCTCGGTCGCGCACCTGGTGAAGGACGACTCCATCAACGACATGACCGGCAAGACCCTCTTCGCCGACGGCGCCGCGACGGTCGTCGCCGGCCTCGGCGGTGGCTCGGCCACCACGACCTACGGCGAGAACATCGGCGTCATGAGCGCCACCCGCGTCTTCTCCACCGCGGCCTACTGGGTGGCCGGCATCATCGCCGTCCTGCTCGCGATGTCGCCGAAGTTCGGCATGCTGCTCTTCACGATCCCCAACGGCGTCATCGGCGGCGTGACCCTCGCCCTCTACGGCATCATCGGCCTGATCGGCGTGCGGATGTGGATCGACGCCCGCGTCGACTTCGGCGAGCAGCGCAACCTCTTCCCGGTCGCCGTCGCCCTCATCCTGGCGATGGGCATGGGCAACGACGTCCTGGTCTTCGGTGACATCAAGCTGGGTGGCATCGCGATCGGCACTGCCGCCGTGCTGGTGCTCTACCACCTGATGGCGGGCCTCGAGAAGCTCCGCAGGGAGCCCGCGAAGGCCTGA
- a CDS encoding globin, whose product MSTFYDEIGGMETIRTIVDTFYAGVAEDEVLRPMYEEEDLGPAADRFALFLAQYWGGPSTYGEQRGHPRLRMRHAPFRVNPAAASHWLKHFRAGLDAADLTPEQDEQFWAYVTHAAQFLVNTPE is encoded by the coding sequence ATGAGCACGTTCTACGACGAGATCGGCGGCATGGAGACCATCCGGACGATCGTCGACACGTTCTACGCGGGAGTCGCCGAGGACGAGGTGCTCCGGCCGATGTACGAGGAGGAGGACCTCGGCCCCGCCGCGGACCGCTTCGCCCTCTTCCTCGCCCAGTACTGGGGCGGCCCCAGCACTTACGGCGAGCAGCGCGGCCACCCGCGCCTGCGGATGCGCCACGCGCCCTTCCGGGTGAACCCGGCCGCCGCCTCCCACTGGCTGAAGCACTTCCGTGCCGGCCTGGACGCCGCCGACCTGACGCCCGAGCAGGACGAGCAGTTCTGGGCGTACGTCACCCACGCCGCGCAGTTCCTGGTCAACACCCCGGAGTGA
- a CDS encoding acyl-CoA thioesterase — MTGVRHVYECPVRWADLDMLNHVNNVTYVDYLQEARVDMLRTHAPDARADDLAGGPTEGLVVVSHDITYLAPIAPRSVPIKIEVWVTEVRAASVTMAYEIFDEVDGGERVVYARAHTVLTPFVFADERPRRFTPAEKDALRVFLEPREAERPERTEPRHLADGHYPLHVRFSDVDVYGHVNNVKYFEYFQEARIPVVERITAGQDNSGVGVVVARKEVDYLKPIHFRGEPYDVWSWVSRVGSRSVTVESEICDGDTVLSRAKVVMVFFDAKTQRSAAPPEPLMARLREFAARTA, encoded by the coding sequence ATGACGGGCGTGCGCCACGTCTACGAGTGCCCGGTGCGCTGGGCCGATCTCGACATGCTCAACCACGTCAACAACGTGACCTACGTCGACTACCTCCAGGAGGCCAGGGTCGACATGCTGCGCACCCACGCCCCGGACGCCAGGGCCGACGACCTGGCCGGTGGGCCGACCGAGGGACTCGTCGTGGTCAGCCACGACATCACCTACCTGGCCCCGATCGCGCCGCGCAGCGTGCCGATCAAGATCGAGGTGTGGGTCACAGAGGTGCGTGCCGCGTCGGTGACGATGGCGTACGAGATCTTCGACGAGGTCGACGGGGGCGAGCGCGTCGTCTACGCGCGCGCCCACACCGTGCTCACGCCCTTCGTCTTCGCGGACGAGCGTCCGCGTCGGTTCACGCCAGCGGAGAAGGACGCCCTCAGGGTCTTCCTGGAGCCGCGCGAGGCCGAGCGTCCCGAGCGCACCGAGCCCCGCCACCTGGCCGACGGCCACTACCCGCTGCACGTGCGCTTCAGCGACGTGGACGTCTACGGGCACGTCAACAACGTCAAGTACTTCGAGTACTTCCAGGAGGCGCGCATCCCCGTCGTCGAGCGGATCACCGCGGGGCAGGACAACTCCGGCGTCGGCGTCGTGGTCGCCCGCAAGGAGGTCGACTACCTGAAGCCGATCCACTTCCGTGGCGAGCCCTACGACGTGTGGAGCTGGGTCTCCCGGGTCGGCAGCCGCTCGGTCACCGTGGAGTCGGAGATCTGCGACGGCGACACCGTGCTGAGCCGCGCCAAGGTGGTCATGGTCTTCTTCGACGCGAAGACCCAGCGCAGCGCGGCGCCGCCGGAGCCGTTGATGGCCCGGCTGCGGGAGTTCGCCGCCAGGACGGCCTGA
- a CDS encoding methyltransferase codes for MVSVNLQPEHKAVLEGPDEVVLHGETLTMQVNEVGLHLRPQSFFQTNTEVAAGLYRAARDWVAEHAGDARRVWDLYCGVGGFALHLAAPGRRTTGVEVSAEAIVSARTTATELGLSGLEFVTADATTWALAQDDAPDLVVVNPPRRGIGADLAGWLERSGTPYVLYSSCNAQTLARDLAAMPSLRPVRAQLLDMFPQTGHYEALVLLVR; via the coding sequence GTGGTCTCGGTCAACCTCCAGCCCGAGCACAAGGCCGTCCTCGAGGGGCCCGACGAGGTCGTGCTCCACGGCGAGACCCTCACGATGCAGGTCAACGAGGTGGGGCTGCACCTGCGCCCGCAGAGCTTCTTCCAGACCAACACCGAGGTGGCGGCCGGGCTCTACCGTGCCGCCCGCGACTGGGTCGCGGAGCACGCCGGTGACGCGAGGAGGGTGTGGGACCTCTACTGCGGCGTGGGTGGCTTCGCGCTGCACCTGGCCGCACCCGGGCGTCGGACCACCGGGGTCGAGGTGAGCGCCGAGGCGATCGTGAGCGCCCGCACCACCGCCACGGAGCTGGGCCTGTCCGGCCTGGAGTTCGTGACTGCCGACGCGACCACGTGGGCGCTGGCGCAGGACGACGCCCCGGACCTGGTCGTGGTCAACCCGCCGAGGCGCGGCATCGGCGCCGACCTGGCCGGGTGGCTGGAGCGCTCGGGGACGCCGTACGTCCTCTACTCGAGCTGCAACGCGCAGACCTTGGCGCGCGACCTGGCGGCGATGCCGTCGTTGCGGCCGGTGCGCGCCCAGCTGCTCGACATGTTCCCGCAGACGGGTCACTACGAGGCCCTGGTCCTGCTCGTACGATGA
- a CDS encoding PrsW family intramembrane metalloprotease encodes MVRHHRESVVFTLVVTLLAFLGAALMLVIIALSGAPATLGLAAVMAFLPVGPLVACFLWLDRYEPEPRVLLGSGLAWGAFVATAAAIVLQGVGGIFAGFDEVQAIAVVAPIVEEATKGAFLVLLLWWRRAELDGMLDGIVYAGMVGVGFAFVENILYLAAAYNGTDGVGPGGTEALTATFVVRCLVSPFAHPLFTAFTGIGVGLAVNSRSNGGRWLALSTGYALAVLSHMLWNSAAVGLTGNFILVYVTLMAPLFLGLVGFAVWLRRAERRMLHAALDDAARRGLLPATDVAWLVDLSARRAARRFAQQQGGDTEEEAMEEYQQAAVELGFLHHRYLRGTPPPDFATRGQTFVARLNAVRPYISFPGQVVPTR; translated from the coding sequence ATGGTCCGACACCACCGCGAGAGCGTGGTCTTCACGCTCGTGGTCACCCTGCTGGCCTTCCTGGGCGCCGCGCTGATGCTCGTGATCATCGCGCTCTCGGGAGCCCCGGCCACGTTGGGCCTGGCTGCAGTGATGGCCTTCCTGCCGGTCGGGCCGCTGGTCGCCTGCTTCCTTTGGCTGGACCGCTACGAGCCTGAGCCGCGGGTCCTGCTCGGCTCCGGCCTGGCCTGGGGCGCCTTCGTCGCCACCGCTGCGGCCATCGTGCTGCAGGGCGTCGGCGGGATCTTCGCCGGCTTCGACGAGGTGCAGGCCATCGCGGTGGTCGCCCCGATCGTCGAGGAGGCGACCAAGGGCGCCTTCCTGGTGCTGCTGCTGTGGTGGCGCCGCGCCGAGCTCGACGGGATGCTCGACGGGATCGTCTACGCCGGCATGGTCGGCGTCGGCTTCGCGTTCGTCGAGAACATCCTCTACCTGGCCGCGGCCTACAACGGCACCGACGGCGTCGGCCCCGGCGGCACCGAGGCCCTGACGGCGACCTTCGTGGTCCGCTGCCTCGTCAGCCCGTTCGCCCACCCGCTCTTCACCGCCTTCACCGGCATCGGTGTCGGGCTGGCCGTCAACAGCCGCAGCAACGGCGGCCGATGGCTCGCGCTCTCCACCGGCTACGCGCTGGCCGTGCTGTCGCACATGCTCTGGAACAGCGCCGCCGTGGGCCTCACCGGCAACTTCATCCTCGTCTACGTGACCCTGATGGCCCCGCTCTTCCTGGGCCTCGTCGGCTTCGCCGTCTGGCTGCGCCGGGCCGAGCGACGGATGCTGCACGCGGCGCTCGACGACGCTGCCCGTCGCGGCCTGCTGCCCGCCACCGACGTCGCCTGGCTGGTCGACCTGTCGGCCCGCCGCGCCGCCCGCCGCTTCGCCCAGCAGCAGGGTGGTGACACGGAGGAGGAAGCGATGGAGGAGTACCAGCAGGCAGCCGTTGAGCTCGGCTTCCTCCACCACAGGTATCTTCGAGGCACACCGCCACCGGACTTCGCGACCCGTGGCCAGACCTTCGTGGCCCGGCTCAACGCCGTACGTCCCTACATCTCCTTCCCCGGACAGGTGGTCCCCACGCGATGA
- a CDS encoding solute carrier family 23 protein, producing MSWTLHGDGKSVAPDAIVKPGERLGWLQTIGFGAQHVIAMFGATFLVPLITGFPPSTTLLFSGIGTILFLLITRNRVPSYLGSSFAFIAPVMASKNGDDFSAALFGIVVTGALLALVGLLVNQVGTGWIHSLMPPVVMGVRSSP from the coding sequence GTGTCCTGGACCCTTCACGGTGACGGCAAGTCCGTCGCCCCCGACGCCATCGTCAAGCCCGGCGAACGCCTCGGCTGGCTGCAGACCATCGGATTCGGCGCCCAGCACGTCATCGCGATGTTCGGTGCGACCTTCCTCGTGCCGCTGATCACCGGCTTCCCGCCCAGCACCACCCTGCTCTTCTCGGGCATCGGCACGATCCTCTTCCTGCTCATCACCCGCAACCGGGTGCCCAGCTACCTCGGCTCGTCCTTCGCCTTCATCGCGCCGGTGATGGCCTCGAAGAACGGTGACGACTTCAGTGCCGCCCTCTTCGGCATCGTGGTCACCGGCGCCCTGCTCGCCCTGGTCGGCCTGCTGGTCAACCAGGTCGGCACCGGCTGGATCCACTCGCTGATGCCGCCGGTGGTGATGGGGGTGCGATCGTCGCCCTGA
- a CDS encoding aminopeptidase P family protein — protein MSEQTEPQAPLSEQPDAQAPGTQSHDPAVPEAYAAFMRTGWADLASDVSRHPVAPHAARRREHLAGLFPGERLVVPAGTFKVRSNDTDYRFRPDTAHTWLTGNQTTDAVLVVEPDGSQVLYARPRSSRETDEFFRDRQYGALWAGKRPSLEEMAASLDLEVRHVDELAQRLSDQTKTRVHRGVSAEVDRAVSGDEGADAELSRVLSELRLVKDDWEVAQLQEACDITTLGFEDSVREWDRVLEFGERWIEGTFFRRARAMGNDVGYDSIVGGGSHATTLHWIENTGPVTPGDLLLLDMGVENTNLYTADVTRTIPVTGTYSPVQRELYQLVLDAQVAGIDAVRPGAPFSAPHDAAMRVLARGLADMGLLPVSAEEALDPTSKVYARWTLHGTSHMLGMDVHDCAQAAPEAYAKGDLAEGMVLTVEPGLYFQHDDLLVPEELRGIGIRIEDDILVTADGSRNLSEALPRTPEAVEEWMGRLRG, from the coding sequence GTGAGCGAGCAGACGGAACCCCAGGCCCCGCTGAGCGAGCAGCCCGACGCGCAGGCTCCCGGCACCCAGTCGCACGACCCCGCCGTGCCCGAGGCGTACGCCGCCTTCATGCGCACCGGGTGGGCCGACCTGGCCTCCGACGTCTCCAGGCACCCCGTCGCGCCGCACGCCGCGCGCCGGCGCGAGCACCTGGCGGGCCTCTTCCCGGGTGAGCGGCTGGTGGTCCCGGCCGGCACCTTCAAGGTGCGCTCCAACGACACCGACTACCGCTTCCGCCCGGACACCGCGCACACGTGGCTGACCGGCAACCAGACCACCGACGCCGTGCTCGTCGTCGAGCCCGACGGCAGCCAGGTGCTGTACGCCCGTCCCCGCTCGTCGCGCGAGACCGACGAGTTCTTCCGCGACCGCCAGTACGGCGCACTGTGGGCCGGCAAGCGTCCCTCGCTCGAGGAGATGGCGGCGTCGCTCGACCTCGAGGTGCGCCACGTCGACGAGCTGGCCCAGCGCCTCTCCGACCAGACCAAGACCCGCGTCCACCGTGGCGTCTCGGCCGAGGTGGACCGTGCGGTCAGCGGTGACGAGGGCGCCGACGCCGAGCTGAGCCGCGTGCTGTCGGAGCTGCGCCTGGTCAAGGACGACTGGGAGGTCGCGCAGCTGCAGGAGGCCTGCGACATCACCACGCTCGGCTTCGAGGACTCCGTCCGCGAGTGGGACCGGGTGCTGGAGTTCGGCGAGCGGTGGATCGAGGGCACCTTCTTCCGTCGCGCCCGCGCCATGGGCAACGACGTCGGCTACGACTCGATCGTCGGCGGCGGCTCGCACGCGACCACGCTGCACTGGATCGAGAACACCGGCCCGGTCACGCCCGGCGACCTGCTCCTGCTCGACATGGGCGTGGAGAACACGAACCTCTACACCGCCGACGTCACCCGCACGATCCCGGTGACCGGGACGTACTCCCCCGTCCAGCGCGAGCTCTACCAGCTGGTGCTGGACGCACAGGTCGCCGGCATCGACGCGGTCCGCCCCGGCGCGCCCTTCTCCGCCCCGCACGACGCGGCGATGCGGGTGCTCGCGCGCGGCCTGGCCGACATGGGCCTGCTGCCGGTCAGCGCAGAGGAGGCGCTCGACCCCACCTCCAAGGTGTACGCCCGCTGGACGCTGCACGGCACCTCCCACATGCTCGGCATGGACGTCCACGACTGCGCGCAGGCCGCGCCCGAGGCGTACGCGAAGGGCGACCTGGCCGAGGGCATGGTCCTCACCGTCGAGCCCGGCCTCTACTTCCAGCACGACGACCTGCTCGTGCCCGAGGAGCTGCGCGGCATCGGCATCCGGATCGAGGACGACATCCTCGTCACCGCCGACGGCTCGCGGAACCTCTCCGAGGCCCTGCCCCGCACCCCCGAGGCCGTCGAGGAGTGGATGGGCCGGCTGCGTGGCTGA
- a CDS encoding single-stranded DNA-binding protein: MNDDLITFSGWVGSRVELTQVRGEVPLASFRVGSTPRRLRDGRWENGETIWYAVKAWRHLAANVAASVSSGDPVLVTGRFTAETWQKEDGTTVTRHVVVAQSVGHDLSKGTSTFVRPATAAVSSREADEQAPVDEHADAVGVAGEPERTAA, from the coding sequence ATGAACGACGACCTGATCACCTTCAGCGGCTGGGTCGGCTCCCGGGTGGAGCTGACGCAGGTGCGCGGTGAGGTGCCCCTGGCCTCCTTCCGGGTGGGCAGCACGCCACGACGCCTGCGCGACGGGCGCTGGGAGAACGGCGAGACGATCTGGTACGCGGTCAAGGCCTGGCGCCACCTCGCGGCCAACGTCGCCGCCTCGGTCAGCAGCGGCGACCCGGTGCTGGTCACCGGCCGCTTCACCGCCGAGACCTGGCAGAAGGAGGACGGCACCACCGTCACCCGCCACGTCGTCGTCGCCCAGTCGGTCGGCCACGACCTGTCCAAGGGCACCAGCACCTTCGTGCGCCCCGCCACGGCCGCGGTCTCCTCGCGTGAGGCGGACGAGCAGGCGCCCGTCGACGAGCACGCCGACGCCGTGGGAGTGGCGGGGGAGCCGGAGCGTACGGCGGCTTGA
- a CDS encoding ABC transporter — MLSVGNHKDELDGVILLDLPDHDSTEVSHHLEVDRLVQLADMLIWVLDPQKYADAAIHDRYLSQLTGHQDVMLVVLNQIDRVPAERRDAMVEDVRRLLAADGLTGVPVVPVSSREGWGVAELRSEIAKKVASKKVAKARLEADLRTAATTLQGYTGTAAVPTLSPERVEALEDAFADAAGVPTVVKAVEDSTRLRANRATGWPVTSWLSRFKPDPLKRLHLDLGAEGKMLTGAARTSVPEATQVQRARVDSEVRALVDDVTTGFKQNWAHSVRVASVSRLGDVNDRLDRELATTDLGVDRIPIWASAVRVLQWMLILSAVAGAAWIALLTLGTAAGLTETETPEVAGWPIPLLLLGGGIGLGVVLALVCRVLVHSTAKRRARVAEQRLRSAIHEVPRTWSSVPCGPSSRPTRPPAPASPPRWAEAPRSTCGRPTARRRASTPVARTQVRPRGPLHRATAPRSVRCVLLLQHRRDDATGASGRGARHERRPDHLQRLGRLPGGADAGAR, encoded by the coding sequence ATGCTCAGCGTCGGCAACCACAAGGACGAGCTCGACGGCGTGATCCTGCTCGACCTGCCCGACCACGACTCCACCGAGGTCAGCCACCACCTCGAGGTCGACCGGCTCGTGCAGCTCGCCGACATGCTGATCTGGGTCCTCGACCCGCAGAAGTACGCCGACGCCGCGATCCACGACCGCTACCTCTCCCAGCTGACCGGTCACCAGGACGTGATGCTGGTCGTGCTCAACCAGATCGACCGGGTCCCGGCGGAGCGCCGCGACGCCATGGTCGAGGACGTACGCCGCCTCCTCGCCGCCGACGGCCTCACCGGCGTCCCGGTGGTCCCCGTCAGCTCGCGCGAGGGCTGGGGTGTGGCCGAGCTCCGCTCCGAGATCGCCAAGAAGGTCGCCAGCAAGAAGGTCGCGAAGGCCCGGCTCGAGGCCGACCTGCGCACCGCCGCGACCACCCTGCAGGGCTACACCGGCACCGCTGCCGTCCCCACCCTCTCCCCGGAGCGCGTGGAGGCCCTCGAGGACGCCTTCGCCGACGCCGCCGGGGTGCCGACCGTGGTCAAGGCGGTCGAGGACTCCACCCGCCTGCGCGCCAACCGCGCCACCGGTTGGCCGGTCACCTCGTGGCTCTCCCGCTTCAAGCCCGACCCGCTCAAGCGCCTCCACCTGGACCTCGGCGCGGAGGGCAAGATGCTCACCGGCGCCGCCCGCACCTCGGTGCCCGAGGCGACCCAGGTGCAGCGCGCCCGGGTCGACAGCGAGGTCCGTGCCCTCGTCGACGACGTGACCACCGGCTTCAAGCAGAACTGGGCCCACTCGGTCCGGGTCGCCTCGGTCTCGCGCCTCGGCGACGTCAACGACCGCCTCGACCGCGAGCTGGCCACCACCGACCTGGGCGTCGACCGGATCCCGATCTGGGCCAGCGCCGTGCGGGTCCTGCAGTGGATGCTGATCCTCTCGGCCGTCGCCGGGGCCGCCTGGATCGCCCTGCTCACCCTCGGCACCGCGGCCGGGCTGACCGAGACCGAGACCCCCGAGGTCGCCGGTTGGCCGATTCCGCTGCTCCTGCTCGGGGGCGGCATCGGGCTGGGCGTCGTGCTGGCGCTGGTCTGCCGCGTGCTGGTCCACTCCACGGCCAAGCGGCGCGCCCGCGTGGCCGAGCAGCGACTCCGCTCGGCGATCCACGAGGTTCCGAGGACCTGGTCGTCGGTCCCGTGCGGACCGAGCTCGAGGCCTACTCGGCCACCCGCGCCGGCATCGCCGCCGCGCTGGGCTGAGGCACCCCGCTCTACCTGTGGGCGCCCGACGGCTCGTCGTCGGGCGTCGACCCCCGTCGCACGCACCCAGGTGCGACCCCGGGGCCCCCTCCACAGGGCCACGGCTCCACGCAGCGTGCGCTGCGTGCTCCTCCTCCAGCATCGGAGGGACGACGCCACCGGGGCGTCGGGACGAGGAGCACGACATGAACGACGACCTGATCACCTTCAGCGGCTGGGTCGGCTCCCGGGTGGAGCTGACGCAGGTGCGCGGTGA